One genomic window of Gavia stellata isolate bGavSte3 chromosome 7, bGavSte3.hap2, whole genome shotgun sequence includes the following:
- the FAM98B gene encoding protein FAM98B isoform X2, whose protein sequence is MRELAPGVKMECDILDALEALGYTGPLLEEEALNKAAENGLSSPEFFELCIWLGSQIKSLCNMEESITSTDDIESFQLEISGFLREMACPYSSLISGDIKDRLREKEDCLKLLLFLSTELQALKILHSKKTKGAHLEKHDEIYQEVQAICDAVGLPNSSSSDISPLLTNVEQKIKDILSKVQNNHVGKSLLTKPLNSDQVERLEKINDALRSEYECRRRMLMKRLDVTVQSFGWSDRAKVKTDDIARIYQPKRYALSPKSTITLAHLLAAREDLSKIIRTSSGSTRENTVCAINKVLMGRVPDRGGRPTEIEPPPPEMPPWQKRQEGGGRGGWGGGGGGGRGNWGGGGGRGGGGGGFGGGGFRGGGRGGGGFQGGRGDYGGRGDYGGRGGYGGRGGYGDPYGGRGGGGYRRY, encoded by the exons ATGAGGGAGCTGGCGCCCGGCGTGAAGATGGAGTGCGACATCTTGGACGCGCTGGAGGCCTTGGG GTACACAGGTCCCCTGTTGGAGGAGGAAGCTCtgaacaaagcagcagaaaacgGATTGTCTTCACCAGAATTTTTTGAGCTTTGCATTTGGTTGGGTTCCCAAATAAAGTCACTTTGTAACATGGAAGAAAGCATCACTTCAACAGATG ATATAGAGAGCTTCCAGCTTGAGATTAGTGGCTTTCTGAGAGAAATGGCTTGTCCGTATTCATCACTTATATCTGGAGACATCAAGGACAGattaagagagaaagaagattGTCTTAAACTCCTCT TATTTCTAAGTACAGAACTTCAGGCTTTAAAGATATTGCACAGCAAGAAAACTAAAGGCGCTCATTTGGAAAAGCACGATGAAATTTATCAGGAAGTGCAAGCTATTTGCGATGCAGTGGGCCTGCCAAACTCCTCGTCTTCTGATATTTCTCCCTTGTTAACCAATGTGGAACAAAAG ATAAAGGACATTCTCTCAAAAGTTCAAAATAACCATGTGGGGAAATCACTGCTAACAAAACCTCTGAATTCTGACCAAGTG GAAAGATTGGAAAAAATCAATGATGCTCTTCGCAGTGAGTATGAATGTCGCAGACGTATGTTAATGAAGAGGCTAGATGTGACAGTACAGTCTTTTGGCTGGTCTGATAGAGCAAAG GTAAAAACAGATGACATAGCACGAATCTATCAGCCCAAGCGCTATGCATTATCTCCAAAGTCAACTATTACGTTAGCTCACCTTCTTGCTGCTCGAGAAGATTTATCGAAGATCATAAGAACAAGTAGTGGATCAACACGGGAAAATACAGTCTGTGCCATCAACAAG GTTCTGATGGGGAGAGTACCTGACCGTGGAGGCAGACCAACAGAGATTGAACCACCTCCTCCTGAAATGCCTCCTTGGCAAAAAAGACAAGAAGGTGGTGGAAGAggtggctggggaggtgggggtgggggtggaagGGGCAactgggggggtggagggggaagaggaggaggaggtggtgggtTTGGAGGTGGGGGTTTCAGAGGTGGTGGAAGAGGTGGAGGTGGCTTCCAAGGTGGCAGGGGAGATTATGGTGGCAGGGGAGATTATGGTGGCAGGGGAGGTTATGGTGGCAGGGGAGGCTATGGTGATCCATATggtggaagaggagggggaggctACCGAAGATactaa
- the FAM98B gene encoding protein FAM98B isoform X1, whose protein sequence is MRELAPGVKMECDILDALEALGYTGPLLEEEALNKAAENGLSSPEFFELCIWLGSQIKSLCNMEESITSTDGDKDIESFQLEISGFLREMACPYSSLISGDIKDRLREKEDCLKLLLFLSTELQALKILHSKKTKGAHLEKHDEIYQEVQAICDAVGLPNSSSSDISPLLTNVEQKIKDILSKVQNNHVGKSLLTKPLNSDQVERLEKINDALRSEYECRRRMLMKRLDVTVQSFGWSDRAKVKTDDIARIYQPKRYALSPKSTITLAHLLAAREDLSKIIRTSSGSTRENTVCAINKVLMGRVPDRGGRPTEIEPPPPEMPPWQKRQEGGGRGGWGGGGGGGRGNWGGGGGRGGGGGGFGGGGFRGGGRGGGGFQGGRGDYGGRGDYGGRGGYGGRGGYGDPYGGRGGGGYRRY, encoded by the exons ATGAGGGAGCTGGCGCCCGGCGTGAAGATGGAGTGCGACATCTTGGACGCGCTGGAGGCCTTGGG GTACACAGGTCCCCTGTTGGAGGAGGAAGCTCtgaacaaagcagcagaaaacgGATTGTCTTCACCAGAATTTTTTGAGCTTTGCATTTGGTTGGGTTCCCAAATAAAGTCACTTTGTAACATGGAAGAAAGCATCACTTCAACAGATG GTGATAAAGATATAGAGAGCTTCCAGCTTGAGATTAGTGGCTTTCTGAGAGAAATGGCTTGTCCGTATTCATCACTTATATCTGGAGACATCAAGGACAGattaagagagaaagaagattGTCTTAAACTCCTCT TATTTCTAAGTACAGAACTTCAGGCTTTAAAGATATTGCACAGCAAGAAAACTAAAGGCGCTCATTTGGAAAAGCACGATGAAATTTATCAGGAAGTGCAAGCTATTTGCGATGCAGTGGGCCTGCCAAACTCCTCGTCTTCTGATATTTCTCCCTTGTTAACCAATGTGGAACAAAAG ATAAAGGACATTCTCTCAAAAGTTCAAAATAACCATGTGGGGAAATCACTGCTAACAAAACCTCTGAATTCTGACCAAGTG GAAAGATTGGAAAAAATCAATGATGCTCTTCGCAGTGAGTATGAATGTCGCAGACGTATGTTAATGAAGAGGCTAGATGTGACAGTACAGTCTTTTGGCTGGTCTGATAGAGCAAAG GTAAAAACAGATGACATAGCACGAATCTATCAGCCCAAGCGCTATGCATTATCTCCAAAGTCAACTATTACGTTAGCTCACCTTCTTGCTGCTCGAGAAGATTTATCGAAGATCATAAGAACAAGTAGTGGATCAACACGGGAAAATACAGTCTGTGCCATCAACAAG GTTCTGATGGGGAGAGTACCTGACCGTGGAGGCAGACCAACAGAGATTGAACCACCTCCTCCTGAAATGCCTCCTTGGCAAAAAAGACAAGAAGGTGGTGGAAGAggtggctggggaggtgggggtgggggtggaagGGGCAactgggggggtggagggggaagaggaggaggaggtggtgggtTTGGAGGTGGGGGTTTCAGAGGTGGTGGAAGAGGTGGAGGTGGCTTCCAAGGTGGCAGGGGAGATTATGGTGGCAGGGGAGATTATGGTGGCAGGGGAGGTTATGGTGGCAGGGGAGGCTATGGTGATCCATATggtggaagaggagggggaggctACCGAAGATactaa